Within the Phaseolus vulgaris cultivar G19833 chromosome 9, P. vulgaris v2.0, whole genome shotgun sequence genome, the region ATTCAAAATGAAAAGGCACAGAGTCAAATGGAATTAATGTGTTACATACATTGAAAATATAAGTCATTTTGTAGTTGATTGTGGAGAAAGGTCCACAAAATGACTGTTGAAAGTCTCTCAGAATGTTACCCTAAGATTATCTTCTTGCAAATGCATTTATTTTGAAACTGGAACAAGCAGTTCTAGTGCCTGTATGGGATCAAACAAATTATAGATGGTTAAGGATTTCTTAGTGTCACAataaataaagagaagtttAGGAGGGTGTTTCAAGCTGAACCTATCATATTACGTTACTTACTATATTACTTATGTCAAAGGTATCTgttaaattaaattcaatgattTCTATTTGTCACAAAAGTAGTGAATGTTGGCTTCACATtgaattgatctttctccaggATGGCTCTGTGTCAATTCAAGACAAGTTTGAATACATCATGCATGGAAGGCTGTATAACATTGAGGAATGTTCAAAACCTCAGTTTGAAGTGTACGTACATTTTTTCCATATTGGTGTTTTACTCCATTTTGTTCTCGTTAGCAGTATCATCTAGGAATCTTTGATGTTTAATCAAATCGTCCTTTACATGCAAATTGAGTTAGCAGAGAAATAGTTTAGCGGCATATTTGTAAGCGTTATGTTTCTCTACTTATTTCATGGAGTTTGATTAGAATATAATTTACATTTTGCTTAATGGAGTCATCTTTCTAATCACAGTATGATGGTGcacattttttctttcataGTTCTACCTTCTGAGTTTATGCTTTTATTCTTGAGATTGGTCAATTCTCCAACCGAGTTCTTTTTTCTTGCACCAGGGAGGTATACGCATCATTTGGTGGGCTTCAGTTGATGCTGAGAGGACATCCTTCTCATTGTGTTAAGTTTGCAGTTGATCAGAAGTTGTTCTTACTAATGAGGAAGATTGAAAGTTGAATCTGATGGTGGTGGTGGCCTAAAAAAGAAAGACTCTAACATTATGTTTAAGCAATTATTTATGATATTGGATAAGTAATTTGCATGAACTATTTAGAATTCTTTGAAGAATGAACCATGTTTTAATGTTTATTGAAGTTGTTTTTTGGCATATTAAATGTGTTTGAGATAATTGctaaattaaattattcttataatCGATTATAATCAGAATAAGTTTTTATTTCTGTATATGGTTGCTGTTGGTGGCTGCGCTTGTTTGCTATGTAGGTAAgtgtaaaaatatgaatttcgaAACAAAACACACTGTTAATGGTTGCTGCAATTGGTGTAATGGCGATTTCAGGTAATATTATTTGGAAAAGACATTTTGGAAttgaaataaatgataaatttcTATGTTATGATAATATATTCTAGATATAACAAAGAATGCGTTGAAGTTGGTTGCACAGATTTTGTAGGTTAGATCATGTGACTCTGATTCTCTCACTTTCTTTAAAGACAACAAAATTTTCCCAAATTTTTCATTGCTTAATCTgtaaaagtattttatattttttaatttaggaCCTTATTTTGAATTGACTAATTCGGATAAATATAcgaatcaaatttatttttgccTATGAAAGAACCCAATATACCTTTCTGGATTATCCCCTTTATGATATGTTTTTGAATATTCCCATTCAATACATGATGTAACATTTATAATgtgttaatatatatttatcattttaagaGAGTAATTCCTAATTCATCTTTTATATATAGGATTTGAAATCCtttatgaaaaatatgttttctgaaaagattttttttagaaaaaataaaattctagaatttttctaaaagtaattagattatttaaaattaaaaaaaaaacaaatttcaaaacaaagtaataatttcaaaatcttcgtgtttttaaattcataaaaaaaatgtattttttttttcaatcttataTAGGTTGGAATGTTGTCGATTTGAGCATCaagatattatttaaataattattttttaatttatgttgatATTAGTAggaattattatttaatttaaattattatgattatttttgttgttattaatattatgaattattattatctCTCATTTGATATTAGCCAAATATTagggagatttttttttttatagatataaACTAGATTTTTTTCAGTTAATGTTGTCGTGATTACTTTGTTATCGATGTCAGcaatattgttattttattattgacaCCACTATTAATTTTTGTCAgtgttattttgaaaaaaattcaactCACATCAACGGATAACTTGGCAAAAGATTTCTAACTAAAGatattaacttaaataattaacatcaattaaataattaaaatttaataaatataaattattttatttcaataaaacatTTTAAGCGATATATGttcaaatttaagataaaattcTCTATCCCATCTCAATATTAAAGTTTTTCCTATAGCTATTTGgccaaattaaaataaagtccattacaaaaatattttatctagaACAATGAGAACTAGGGTTTGCATTGCTTAAGCTAACTTAAATTACAAGAATGTAAAGAGTGAGTATATATAAAGCAAGGGTCTAAACAATCCTTAAGAGAAACTAAATAACAAAACACATAGAAAGCCAATAAAAGGCAATGAAAACTAGAAGATTATCTAACACCAGTAAGTACCCAAAGGATGAAGATGCTCCCAAGATGACGAATTCATAAGAGTAGTTTGTTCAAACTGAGGACACAGTATTGTATTATTAATGCCAACGTCTAAACTATTCCTTGGATTCATTTCATCATTCTGATGCATGTTTGCAGAATACACAAGTCTCGAAGTTGGTGTTAACACACCAGCAATGCTATGTGGTTGTTGATCTCTGAGTTCAAAGAAAAGGGATAAACATTAATTTGACGAAAATTTAGTGTGAGAAATGGATTAATGACAATAAAAATTACCTGGTAGGAGCAGGGTCATAAACATTCTCAAAGTTCAGAGTTCGAGCATGTGGATTTCCATGTGGAAACCAGTCTACTGGGTTCTTTGAGGCGCTGGTGACAAAATTATTTACATCTACACTTTTTGCACCATGTACCTAATCATCATAATATAATTAGATTATTACTTGCTAATAAAAAATCATAGTTACAATTTGTAACCAATAAACGGCTGAAATCAAAATATGTTGTATACCTAGttccaaatttttaaaaaatggtcACAATTGTTGAAAGCTGTAACCCTGTGACAGACTGTCTAGtaactaatttattattatccAACATATAGTAAATGAAGCTTAAACTTAATTAGGGTTTTGTGTAAATTACCAAATTCTCtaactaattaattaaagtGAATTTACATATCCAACGTAGAATGAAAATACATCAAACAAACTTCTTATTGGTTAAACTATTTAAGAATACATCGGAATGATGGTATGTTAAAAGGCAAAGCCTCAAGAAGAGTGTGGCAACGAATGCAACACTGTGGGTGGAATACGTGCATAACAAAACTTGAGCCAGAGCTTTTTGCTGCATAACTACGGATAGCTACATATTTGTGAAGTCCTGGAACTTATAGTATGCTTTTATATCCGTTTCTAAACCAGTTATTGCAGCTGCAATTGTGGTGGCGCATAAAGGTCAGCTGGGAATGTTTTAGTCACCTTTTCAGGTCCTACGTTGGCGCATAAAGGGTGATGGGCAGGGGGAAGATGGTTGGTTTTCTCTGTATGCTGGTGCATGAGTTTTGTTCTATGTAAAGCTATAAAGAAGGGTGCTGCAGGTGCAAGGCTGGTTATCATGTAGATTTATGCAGCTGATGCAAATTTATTGCTGGAAAGTTTGCTACTGGTTCAGTTTTTTGGCAAATTTGTGTCTCTAGTTTGTATGCTCCTATAGGTGTTATGCAGGCTCAATGAGACAGTAGAAGCCATACAACCTGCTCCTTAATTTTGTCCCCTTCCTTTGAGACTCTTCGGCATTCAGATGTAAATATAGGATCAAGGAACCCTCAAGGGGAAGTACAAGGCATGCATGGAAGCACCTAAAAATATGTGCACTTACAAATCAAGAGTTTTTGGAGTAGGATTCCACGCAGTTCAGAATGCTTTGGTGGTTTTTATGGGAATCATTTGTATGCAAGGCTTTTCTCAACTTCAAGCTTTTTTTGGTGGTCTTGGTTGTTTTTATGGTAGTTGAGTAGTTTTATCTCTTAACAATTACATGTTTATGGTAATTGGTTTTGATTTTTGTACATGCGTTGGACACTCCTAAGTgtatcattttaattaatttatttttgttgataaaaaaaaactggaATGGTGGttattaattattgaaatgTGAGCTTAATGATATGTTTACGTACCTGTGGGGAATGAGAGGCTTCGGAATTATTCTCCTCCAAAACACACTGCAAGACGAACAATAATTTGTCTTTTAATTTGAAGACATTTCAAAAGATTAACTCATTATTTAATTAGTATGATGTACTTAAAAAAATAGCAGTACTAAATATATTTGTGGCTGCAAGTAATTGACTGTGCTTAAGCAAATAGACTAACCTTTCGTAATTGCACTTGTTTGAGAGTTTGACGAAGGACATATTCACGATATTCAGCCTCTCTCAGCGTTGTGATCTCGGAAGGATCACCTTCAAATATCCtaaaaaacagtgaaacaaTGGTCAGCATGCTACATTAATTCCCTCGTCAACATACCAGaatttggttttggttttggtttagGTTTAATTGTTGATAAATTGTAAGCAATGACAAAGTCAAAGGAATCTACCTTAGTCGTTCTTCCATCTCTTTCAATTGAGACTTGCAAGTAAAAATTTCTCTTCGAACCTCCTGAAGGTCGCATATCAGTCAAGCACATATATAGCACCTTTGAAGTTGGAAAAAAGATTATATTTAATGCTAATTTGTTGACCAAATACCTCAATTTGGGAAACTGATGAAGTCATTGGGCTGCATTGCAACACGATAAAATTGTAAGTAATCAAATGCAGATTgtattcaaatttattgtaaaagtttaataacaaacaaaataaacagTAGCTATAtagaatagaaataaaaaaaatacctaGGGACTTGACCTGTTTTATCAGCTTCATCTTTCAACTTACCAAGCAACTTCTGAACGTGCTACAACACAATGGCAAATTGTATTTTCAGAATAATATTCCAAAAACTTCTAAAATCGATGTCATGTTCAAAACTTTATGTGATGCAAGACTAATTAAATTCATTTACCTCTTGGTTATGCATCCTTTGGAGTTTCACGACAGCGTACAAGAGCACATTCACGATACATCAAAGGTTGcaacattaattaaatcaaGTATATTAATTAAGCATAATAAGTTATACATACATCATGTCAAAAACAAGTTAAACATGATTAAGAGTAAGTTTAGTaacaaactaaaaatataaaaataaaagtattttttaacagagaagctATTTTTGTCAAAACTCTAAAAAATTCTTACAATTTTCTGTATCCGGATagattctaaaatatttaagaaacatCAACACAAATTATCTCGAAGTTTGATGAGAGGTTCTTACCTTCCGTGTTCACCACTCTGAAGGTTAACATATCGTTCTAGAATTTCTTCAAtgctttaaaatatatatttaaaaagaaaaacaagtcaTTAGATTTTCAAATGAAGATCAAAGTTTTAAAATAGAATAGATAAAATCAAGGAACGAATTATTTTCTATATCAACTTATTATATTCAACTCCACcaaatgaagaagaaatttttaacatataaaaaattgtaatatatacgcatagttaaattaaaatatattataaatttcattttacaAAGACACCTTATTATCCCGTAATTGATCTTGTAAATTTAACTCATTTTAAATTTACGATTGTccaataatttatgaattaGTTTTGaccttgaaaaaaaaaactagggtTAGATAGAAATGAGCAAACCTTTTGTTGCCAGAAAAGAAACTGGGTCTTCCAGATGGGGAAAACATGATGAGAGCCACATCAACACCACAAAGAACAGAAAGTTCGTAAGCTTTCTTGATGAGTCCATTCCTCCTCTTGGAGAAAGTGACTTGCCTGTTTGTGGTGTTCTCAATCTTCTTGATCTGAAGCTTCACTCTCCCCATGTTTCACCCTTCTCACACCACCTTAGAAAGCCTATAAATATACAGGAAAAAGGAAATAATCAACCCCTCATAAAAATGAATGAAAGAGGATTGAATAACCGAGCCACACGTTAACCCATGTGGAATACATCTGGAGACAAAAGCGGtgaaaagagaagaaaacaagagaaaaagaggaagaaatGATGGAGATGAATTTTGTCTGTGTCTGGCCATTTATAAAAGGTGACGCCACAGAGCTAAGATAG harbors:
- the LOC137821927 gene encoding agamous-like MADS-box protein AGL104 — protein: MGRVKLQIKKIENTTNRQVTFSKRRNGLIKKAYELSVLCGVDVALIMFSPSGRPSFFSGNKSIEEILERYVNLQSGEHGRMHNQEHVQKLLGKLKDEADKTGQVPSPMTSSVSQIEEVRREIFTCKSQLKEMEERLRIFEGDPSEITTLREAEYREYVLRQTLKQVQLRKCVLEENNSEASHSPQVHGAKSVDVNNFVTSASKNPVDWFPHGNPHARTLNFENVYDPAPTRDQQPHSIAGVLTPTSRLVYSANMHQNDEMNPRNSLDVGINNTILCPQFEQTTLMNSSSWEHLHPLGTYWC
- the LOC137821011 gene encoding DNA-directed RNA polymerases II, IV and V subunit 8B-like, encoding MGELLFDDIFMIENLDPDGKKYDKVSRIVARSEKSDMYMLLDVNTEIYPIKEKERFLMALSPSLVLNTKDGSVSIQDKFEYIMHGRLYNIEECSKPQFEVEVYASFGGLQLMLRGHPSHCVKFAVDQKLFLLMRKIES